In Brachypodium distachyon strain Bd21 chromosome 2, Brachypodium_distachyon_v3.0, whole genome shotgun sequence, one genomic interval encodes:
- the LOC100836539 gene encoding putative leucine-rich repeat receptor-like serine/threonine-protein kinase At3g53590 has protein sequence MSTIFAIALGCAAGGLALLGSVIVLVVLCLRHRKRTSDSSESNSSGQAFSEMRGARRLTLEELRSATNNFSSSNLIGHGMFGDVFNGLLQNGTVIAVKTRHSPPSQEFIQEVNYLSSIGHRNLVNFLGYCQENGMQMLVYEYVPNGSVSTHLHGNSHGPGVRLEFKQRLSIAHGTAKGLSHLHSLTPPAVHMNFKTANVLVDEDFIPKVADAGIRGLLDRIGVACPSSRISNDPFLGPRGKESMVFSIQSDIYSFGVFLVELISGRKAVVDQSIIEWVQNFQESSDISAIADSRMTSGFTSEGMKELLRLASWCLNPMSETRPSMSLVEAEIHRIREQEIRLTTVMSVERTPTVTLGSQLFRASR, from the exons ATGTCAACCATTTTTGCAATAGCTTTAGGATGTGCTGCAGGAGGTTTGGCATTACTAGGGTCTGTGATAGTTCTTGTAGTACTATGCCTACGGCACCGCAAAAGAACTTCAGATTCCTCAGAGAGTAATTCGTCGGGTCAAGCTTTTTCAG AGATGCGAGGAGCAAGACGGCTGACACTGGAGGAACTAAGATCAGCAACAAATAACTTCAGCAGTTCGAATCTCATTGGACATGGAATGTTCGGAGATGTATTCAATGGTTTACTCCAGAATGGCACAGTTATAGCTGTTAAAACGCGGCATTCTCCTCCTAGCCAGGAATTTATTCAAGAG GTTAACTACCTATCATCTATTGGTCATCGTAACCTCGTAAATTTTTTGGGATATTGCCAGGAGAATGGCATGCAGATGCTTGTTTATGAGTATGTCCCCAATGGCAGTGTTTCTACACATTTGCATG GCAACAGCCATGGTCCAGGTGTAAGGCTAGAATTCAAGCAGAGACTTTCTATTGCCCATGGCACTGCAAAAG GCCTAAGTCACCTGCATTCACTGACCCCTCCTGCTGTTCATATGAACTTCAAAACGGCTAATGTCCTGGTGGATGAGGATTTCATACCAAAAGTTGCTGATGCTGGCATTCGAGGACTACTTGATCGAATAGGTGTCGCATGCCCATCTTCAAGGATATCCAACGATCCATTCCTTGGTCCTCG TGGGAAGGAGTCCATGGTTTTCTCCATACAGAGCGATATATACAGTTTTGGTGTGTTCCTTGTGGAGTTGATCAGTGGAAGGAAAGCTGTAGTTGACCAAAGCATTATTGAATGG GTACAGAACTTTCAAGAATCAAGTGATATCTCTGCAATTGCAGATAGCAGGATGACCAGCGGCTTTACCTCAGAAGGCATGAAGGAATTGCTGCGCTTGGCTTCATGGTGCCTGAACCCGATGAGCGAGACTCGTCCGTCGATGAGCTTGGTGGAGGCGGAGATACACCGCATACGCGAGCAAGAGATCCGATTGACAACTGTCATGTCGGTGGAACGCACCCCAACTGTGACTCTAGGCAGTCAGCTCTTCAGAGCAtcaagatga
- the LOC100836235 gene encoding photosynthetic NDH subunit of subcomplex B 5, chloroplastic — protein sequence MRGGTEFGGAIMSISLVSAISAAATTARPRHGAVKQQLSIKVKPQQKHAGCWESSGNGRAVVARAGPGPLTEIEPDLQEDPIDKWRTNGVSPEDFVYGVYDGHHTYDEGQEKKGFWEEVGEWYQEAEPPQGFQAFISWSFPPAVILGMAFGVPGEYLYIGAALFIIVFCIIEMDKPDKPHNFEPEIYMMERSKRDKLIADYNSMDIWDFNEKYGELWDFTVSGEDIVKL from the exons ATGAGGGGAGGCACAGAGTTTGGGGGTGCGATAATGAGCATCAGCTTGGTGTCCGCCATTTCTGCAGCAGCCACCACTGCTCGTCCTCGTCATGGTGCAGTGAAGCAGCAGCTGAGCATAAAGGTGAAGCCACAGCAGAAGCATGCTGGCTGCTGGGAAAGCAGTGGCAATGGCAGGGCAGTGGTGGCGAGGGCCGGGCCGGGGCCACTGACGGAGATTGAGCCGGACCTGCAGGAGGACCCCATCGACAAGTGGCGTACCAACGGCGTCAGCCCG GAGGACTTTGTCTACGGAGTTTATGATGGCCACCACACCTATGATGAAGGCCAAG aaaagaagggcTTCTGGGAGGAAGTAGGTGAGTGGTACCAAGAAGCTGAGCCTCCTCAGGGCTTCCAAG CATTCATCTCCTGGTCATTTCCTCCTGCAGTCATCCTTGGCATGGCTTTCGGTGTGCCG GGGGAGTACCTTTACATTGGGGCAGCTCTCTTCATTATTGTGTTCTGCATCATTGAGATGGACAAGCCGGACAAACCACACAACTTTGAGCCGGAGATCTACATGATGGAGAGATCCAAGAGAGACAAGCTCATTGCCGACTATAACTCCATGGATATCTGGGACTTCAACGAGAAATATGGCGAGCTCTGGGACTTCACTGTTAGCGGAGAGGATATCGTGAAACTATAG
- the LOC112271163 gene encoding anther-specific protein RTS-like, with protein MAAATTTVDVVEAKAAGNLMAAPELAGGRRARGGARRARPAGLTQCVADCGNAATSCLLDCYKSSTMPSAVRIDDERKLLPVCLLDCTNAGMFRSSDCSSQNNLN; from the coding sequence ATGGCTGCTGCCACCACCACTGTCGACGTCGTAGAAGCGAAGGCTGCAGGGAACCTGATGGCTGCGCCGGAGCTGGCCGGGGGCCGCCGGGCCCGGGGCGGGGCGCGGCGGGCTCGCCCGGCTGGGCTGACGCAGTGCGTGGCCGATTGCGGCAATGCTGCGACGTCGTGCCTCCTCGACTGCTACAAGAGTAGCACCATGCCGTCCGCCGTCCGCATCGACGATGAGCGGAAACTGCTGCCCGTCTGCCTCCTCGACTGCACCAACGCCGGCATGTTCCGCTCCTCCGACTGCTCCAGCCAGAATAATCTCAACTGA
- the LOC100836851 gene encoding carbonyl reductase [NADPH] 1, whose protein sequence is MGKKGKAAARERREQRRAEVTLLRAVPYEPHQRWWDLLAPAPARAVAVVTGASRGIGREIARQLALHGLHVVLASRDAARGRDAAVKLMEEAACASVEWRPLDVADAASLEAFGAWTARTHGGIHVLVNNAGVNFNRGADNSVEFAEQVIETNYFGTKRMIEAMLPLLKPSPYGGRIVNVSSRLGRVNGRRNRIGDASLKEQLLTDDRLSEELIDGMVMKFLEQVKQDSWSPDDWPQMYTDYSVSKLAVNAYTRLMARRLLDRPEGQKIYMNCFCPGWVKTAMTGWEGNISAEEGADTGVWLALLPQEQATIGKFFAERREISF, encoded by the exons AtggggaagaagggcaaggcggcggcgagggagcggcgggagcagcggcgggcggaggtgaccctcctccgcgccgtgCCCTACGAGCCCCACCAGCGCTGGTGGGACCTcctggctccggcgccggcgcgcgccgTGGCGGTGGTGACGGGGGCCAGCCGCGGCATCGGCCGCGAGATCGCCCGCCAGCTCGCGCTCCACGGCCTCCACGTCGtcctcgcctcgcgcgacgCCGCGCGCGGACGggacgccgcggtgaagctcatggaggaggcggcctgCGCGAGCGTGGAGTGGCGGCCGCTCGACGTGGCGGACGCCGCGTCGCTGGAGGCCTTCGGGGCATGGACGGCGCGCACCCACGGCGGCATCCATGTCCTT gttaacaatgcaggtgtaAACTTCAACAGAGGAGCAGATAACTCCGTTGAATTTGCTGAGCAAGTTATCGAGACAAATTATTTTGGCACGAAGCGGATGATTGAAGCTATGCTACCATTGCTGAAGCCTTCTCCGTATGGTGGCCGGATAGTGAATGTGAGCTCAAGGCTTGGCAGGGTGAACGGCAGGCGCAAT AGAATCGGTGACGCAAGCCTGAAAGAGCAATTATTAACTGATGATCGTTTATCTGAGGAGTTGATTGATGGGATGGTCATGAAATTCCTCGAACAAGTAAAGCAAGATAGTTGGTCCCCTGACGATTGGCCTCAGATGTACACGGACTATTCTGTCTCAAAGCTTGCTGTTAATGCCTATACAAGACTCATGGCAAGGAGACTTTTGGACAGGCCTGAAGGCCAAAAGATTTACATGAACTGTTTCTGTCCTGGCTGGGTAAAGACTGCCATGACTGGTTGGGAAGGGAATATTTCAGCGGAAGAAGGTGCTGATACTGGAGTGTGGCTCGCCCTATTACCCCAGGAACAAGCTACAATTGGGAAATTCTTTGCAGAGAGACGTGAGATAAGCTTCTGA